The Erpetoichthys calabaricus chromosome 5, fErpCal1.3, whole genome shotgun sequence genome has a segment encoding these proteins:
- the LOC114651806 gene encoding dihydropteridine reductase-like, with protein MAAAEAHRVIVYGGKGALGSKCVEYFKTKRWWVASIDIVANEEANANVLVKMSESFTEQADQVTSDVSLLLGEQKIDAILCVAGGWAGGSAKAKSLYKNCDLMWKQSVWTSIISSHLATKHLKEGGLLTLAGAKAALFGTSGMVGYGMAKAAVHQLCQSLSGDNSGLPSGSAAVAILPVTLDTPMNRKSMPDADFSSWTPLEFVAETFYNWSINVDRPNSGSLIQLETAGGKTQMTPVQEKKQE; from the exons ATGGCAGCGGCAGAGGCACACAGGGTTATTGTGTACGGTGGAAAAGGGGCCCTCGGCTCCAAGTGTGTCGAATATTTCAAGACGAAAAGATGG TGGGTGGCTTCCATTGACATTGTCGCAAATGAAGAGGCAAATGCAAACGTGCTGGTGAAGATGTCCGAATCCTTCACTGAGCAAGCGGATCAG GTGACCTCCGATGTGTCTCTGTTACTGGGAGAGCAGAAGATTGATGCCATTCTTTGTGTGGCAGGAGGATGGGCAGGTGGAAGTGCCAAAGCAAAAT CCTTGTATAAAAATTGTGACCTTATGTGGAAGCAGAGCGTATGGACATCTATAATATCCAGTCATTTAGCCACCAAACATCTGAAGGAAGGAGGTCTTCTGACTTTAGCTGGAGCCAAGGCAGCTTTGTTTGGCACATCTG GTATGGTTGGTTATGGGATGGCAAAAGCAGCCGTACATCAGCTTTGCCAGAGTCTTTCTGGAGACAACAGTGGCTTACCATCTGGATCCGCTGCTGTTGCCATTCTGCC AGTTACCCTGGATACACCAATGAACAGAAAATCAATGCCTGACGCAGATTTCAGTTCATGGACACCTTTAGAATTTGTTGCTGA AACATTTTATAACTGGTCCATTAATGTTGATAGACCAAATTCTGGAAGTCTTATTCAGCTAGAGACTGCCGGTGGGAAGACCCAGATGACACCTGTTcaagaaaagaaacaagaatAG